In Bradyrhizobium lablabi, one DNA window encodes the following:
- the atpD gene encoding F0F1 ATP synthase subunit beta: MATPANQTGRITQVIGAVVDVQFEGHLPAILNALVTQNSGNRLVLEVAQHLGESTVRTIAMDTAEGLVRGQEVSDTGVPITVPVGAGTLGRIMNVIGEPVDEAGPIKAEDMRAIHQEAPTYTEQSTEAEILVTGIKVVDLLAPYAKGGKIGLFGGAGVGKTVLIQELINNVAKAHGGYSVFAGVGERTREGNDLYHEFIESGVNKKGGGEGSKCALVYGQMNEPPGARARVGLTGLTVAEHFRDQGQDVLFFVDNIFRFTQAGSEVSALLGRIPSAVGYQPTLGTDMGALQERITTTTKGSITSIQAIYVPADDYTDPAPATTFAHLDATTNLDRAISEKGIYPAVNPLDSTSRMLQAHIVGEEHYTTARLVQQILQKYKSLQDIIAILGMDELNEEDKVTVARARKIERFLSQPFFVAEVFTGSPGKFVELADTIKGFRGLCEGKYDHLPEQAFYMVGTIEEAVEKGKKLAAEAA; this comes from the coding sequence ATGGCTACACCCGCCAATCAGACTGGACGCATCACGCAAGTCATCGGCGCCGTCGTCGACGTGCAGTTCGAAGGCCACCTGCCGGCTATTCTGAACGCTCTGGTGACGCAGAACAGCGGCAATCGCCTGGTGCTCGAGGTAGCGCAGCATCTCGGCGAATCGACGGTTCGCACCATCGCGATGGATACGGCCGAAGGCCTTGTCCGCGGCCAGGAAGTCAGCGACACAGGCGTTCCGATCACGGTGCCGGTGGGCGCGGGCACGCTCGGCCGCATCATGAACGTGATCGGCGAGCCGGTCGATGAAGCCGGACCGATCAAGGCCGAGGACATGCGCGCGATTCACCAGGAAGCGCCGACCTACACCGAACAATCCACCGAGGCGGAAATTCTCGTCACCGGCATCAAGGTCGTTGACCTGCTCGCGCCTTACGCCAAGGGCGGCAAGATCGGCCTGTTCGGCGGCGCCGGCGTCGGCAAGACCGTGCTGATCCAGGAACTGATCAACAATGTTGCCAAGGCGCATGGCGGTTATTCGGTATTCGCCGGCGTCGGCGAACGGACCCGCGAAGGCAACGACCTCTATCACGAGTTCATCGAGTCCGGCGTCAACAAGAAGGGCGGCGGCGAAGGCTCTAAATGCGCGCTCGTCTATGGGCAGATGAACGAGCCGCCGGGCGCCCGCGCCCGCGTCGGCCTCACCGGCCTCACGGTCGCCGAGCATTTCCGCGATCAGGGACAGGACGTGCTGTTCTTCGTCGACAATATCTTCCGCTTCACGCAAGCCGGCTCGGAAGTGTCGGCGCTGCTGGGCCGCATTCCCTCGGCGGTGGGCTATCAGCCGACGCTTGGCACAGATATGGGTGCGTTGCAGGAGCGCATCACCACCACCACCAAGGGCTCGATTACGTCGATCCAGGCGATTTACGTTCCCGCGGATGACTACACCGATCCGGCGCCAGCGACCACGTTTGCCCATCTCGATGCAACGACCAACCTCGACCGCGCGATCTCGGAGAAGGGAATCTATCCGGCGGTCAACCCGCTGGATTCGACCTCGCGCATGCTCCAAGCGCACATCGTCGGTGAGGAGCACTACACCACCGCGCGCTTGGTTCAGCAGATACTGCAGAAATACAAGTCGCTGCAGGACATCATCGCGATTCTCGGCATGGATGAATTGAACGAAGAGGACAAGGTCACGGTGGCACGCGCGCGCAAAATCGAGCGCTTCCTGTCGCAGCCGTTCTTCGTGGCCGAAGTCTTCACCGGCTCGCCCGGCAAATTCGTCGAACTCGCCGACACCATCAAAGGCTTCCGCGGGCTCTGCGAAGGCAAATACGATCATCTGCCGGAGCAGGCCTTCTACATGGTCGGCACCATCGAAGAGGCGGTCGAAAAGGGCAAGAAGCTGGCTGCGGAAGCAGCGTAA
- a CDS encoding RNA pyrophosphohydrolase, protein MAETKPYRPNVGIALLNPSGQVLIGRRFRDDGPEIILPGLEWQMPQGGIDEGENPRDAVMRELWEETGVANADYLGETDWLTYEFPPFAVPPSHRLAKFRGQRQKWFALRFRGRDDEIDPLTPRNGQPAEFDAWRWERLDRVADLVVPFRRDVYRNVAQSFAKFAG, encoded by the coding sequence ATGGCAGAGACAAAACCCTATCGCCCGAATGTAGGTATCGCTTTGCTCAACCCTTCCGGTCAGGTCCTGATCGGGCGGCGTTTTCGCGACGACGGGCCGGAAATCATTCTCCCCGGCCTCGAATGGCAGATGCCGCAGGGCGGCATCGACGAGGGCGAAAATCCGCGCGACGCCGTGATGCGCGAGCTCTGGGAAGAGACTGGCGTTGCAAATGCGGACTATCTCGGCGAGACGGATTGGCTGACCTACGAATTTCCGCCATTCGCGGTGCCGCCGTCCCATCGCCTGGCAAAATTCCGCGGCCAGCGGCAAAAATGGTTCGCGCTGCGTTTTAGAGGCCGTGACGATGAAATCGATCCGCTGACGCCGCGCAACGGCCAGCCCGCGGAATTTGACGCCTGGCGGTGGGAACGGCTCGATCGCGTCGCCGATCTCGTGGTGCCGTTTCGGCGTGACGTGTATCGGAACGTGGCGCAGAGCTTTGCGAAATTCGCGGGATGA
- a CDS encoding F0F1 ATP synthase subunit epsilon has product MATFHFDLVSPEKLAFSGDVDQVDVPGLEGDFGVLAGHAPVVAAIRPGILTVTAGGTHKKIIVLGGLAEVSDKGLTVLADVATSIEELDRARFADKIAEMEAKLAEKEGSGLDRAIERLDHFKSIQNQLSSTAMH; this is encoded by the coding sequence ATGGCCACCTTCCACTTCGATCTCGTCTCGCCCGAAAAGCTCGCCTTCTCCGGCGATGTCGATCAGGTCGACGTCCCCGGCCTCGAGGGCGATTTCGGCGTGCTTGCCGGACACGCCCCGGTGGTGGCCGCGATCCGGCCGGGAATCCTCACCGTGACGGCAGGCGGGACGCACAAGAAGATCATCGTGCTCGGCGGTCTTGCCGAAGTGTCCGACAAGGGCCTCACCGTGCTCGCCGATGTCGCCACCTCGATCGAGGAACTGGATCGGGCCAGGTTCGCCGACAAGATTGCCGAGATGGAAGCCAAGCTCGCGGAGAAGGAGGGCTCGGGGCTCGACCGCGCGATCGAGCGGCTCGATCATTTCAAGAGCATCCAGAACCAGCTCAGCTCGACGGCGATGCACTGA
- the atpA gene encoding F0F1 ATP synthase subunit alpha encodes MDIRAAEISAILKDQIKNFGQEAEVSEVGQVLSVGDGIARVYGLDNVQAGEMVEFENGTRGMALNLETDNVGIVIFGADREIKEGQTVKRTRAIVDTPVGKGLLGRVVDALGNPIDGKGPIQADKRMRVDVKAPGIIPRKSVNEPMATGLKAIDALIPIGRGQRELIIGDRQTGKTAIALDAILNQKPLNATGDEKIKLYCVYVAIGQKRSTVAQFVKVLEEQGALEYSIIVAATASDPAPMQYLAPFTGCTMGEYFRDNGMHAVIIYDDLSKQAVAYRQMSLLLRRPPGREAYPGDVFYLHSRLLERAAKLNDEHGSGSLTALPVIETQANDVSAYIPTNVISITDGQIFLETDLFFQGIRPAVNVGLSVSRVGSSAQTKAMKKVAGKIKGELAQYREMAAFAQFGSDLDAATQRLLNRGSRLTELLKQPQFSPLKMEEQVCVIWAGTNGYLDPLPLNKVRAFEDGLLSVLRSKHADILNTIRDTRDLSDDAAGKLKAVVEAFAKNFA; translated from the coding sequence ATGGACATCCGCGCCGCGGAAATTTCCGCGATCCTGAAGGACCAGATCAAGAATTTCGGCCAGGAGGCTGAAGTTTCCGAAGTCGGACAGGTGTTGTCCGTCGGCGACGGTATCGCCCGCGTCTACGGGCTCGATAACGTCCAGGCCGGCGAGATGGTCGAGTTCGAGAACGGCACCCGCGGCATGGCGCTCAATCTTGAAACCGACAACGTCGGCATCGTGATCTTCGGCGCCGACCGCGAGATCAAGGAAGGCCAGACCGTCAAGCGGACCCGCGCCATCGTCGATACGCCGGTCGGCAAGGGTCTGCTCGGCCGCGTGGTCGATGCGCTCGGCAATCCGATCGACGGCAAGGGCCCGATTCAGGCCGACAAGCGGATGCGCGTCGACGTCAAGGCGCCCGGCATCATTCCGCGCAAATCGGTCAACGAGCCGATGGCGACCGGGCTGAAGGCGATCGATGCGCTGATCCCGATCGGCCGCGGCCAGCGCGAATTGATCATCGGCGACCGCCAGACCGGCAAGACCGCGATCGCGCTCGATGCCATTCTCAACCAGAAGCCGCTTAACGCCACCGGCGACGAGAAGATCAAGCTGTATTGCGTCTATGTCGCGATCGGCCAGAAGCGCTCGACGGTTGCGCAATTCGTCAAGGTGCTCGAAGAACAGGGCGCGCTGGAATATTCGATCATCGTCGCGGCCACCGCCTCCGATCCGGCGCCGATGCAGTACCTCGCGCCGTTCACCGGCTGCACCATGGGCGAATATTTCCGCGACAACGGTATGCACGCGGTCATCATCTATGACGATCTGTCGAAGCAGGCAGTCGCCTATCGCCAGATGTCGCTGCTGCTGCGCCGCCCGCCGGGCCGCGAAGCCTATCCGGGCGACGTGTTCTATCTGCATTCGCGTCTGCTCGAGCGCGCCGCCAAATTGAACGATGAGCATGGTTCGGGCTCGCTCACCGCGCTGCCGGTGATCGAAACCCAGGCCAACGACGTGTCGGCCTATATCCCGACCAACGTCATTTCAATCACCGACGGCCAGATCTTCCTCGAAACCGACCTGTTCTTCCAGGGCATCCGCCCCGCAGTGAACGTCGGCCTTTCGGTGTCGCGCGTCGGATCGTCGGCGCAGACCAAAGCGATGAAAAAGGTCGCCGGCAAGATCAAGGGCGAGCTCGCGCAGTACCGCGAAATGGCGGCGTTCGCGCAATTCGGCTCCGATCTCGACGCCGCGACGCAGCGCCTGCTCAACCGCGGCTCGCGCCTGACCGAACTTTTGAAGCAGCCGCAGTTCTCGCCGCTAAAGATGGAAGAGCAGGTCTGCGTGATCTGGGCCGGTACCAACGGCTATCTCGATCCGCTTCCGCTCAACAAGGTGCGCGCCTTCGAGGACGGCCTGCTGTCGGTGTTGCGCAGCAAACACGCCGATATCCTCAACACCATCCGCGACACCCGCGATCTCAGTGATGACGCCGCGGGCAAGCTGAAGGCGGTGGTCGAGGCTTTCGCCAAGAATTTTGCATAA
- a CDS encoding S41 family peptidase produces MMRKTSVILLSAAAGAALTLFVTQPRAVLMGSSARAATSDTYRQLNLFGDVFERVRSDYVEKPDDSKLVESAISGMLSGLDPHSSYMDAKSFRDMQVQTRGEFGGLGIEVTMEDGLIKVVSPIDDTPASKAGIMANDIITNLDDEAVQGLTLNQAVEKMRGPVNTKIRLKIIRKGQDNPIDVTLVRDNIRVRSVRAHVEGDDIGYIRITTFNEQTTEGLKREITNLQNQIGDKLKGFVIDLRNNPGGLLEEAVTVSDAFLERGEIVSTRGRNAEETQRRAAHPGDLTKGKPVIVLINGGSASASEIVAGALQDHKRATLVGTRSFGKGSVQTIIPLGSGNGALRLTTARYYTPSGKSIQAKGIVPDIEVLQDVPDELKSRTDTKGEASLRGHLKNDGDEKTGSQSYVPPDAKDDKALKMADDLLHGIKVNPTAPTTADKGSADKPATKEAN; encoded by the coding sequence ATGATGCGCAAGACTTCAGTAATTCTCCTAAGCGCCGCGGCCGGCGCGGCATTGACACTCTTCGTGACCCAGCCACGCGCGGTGCTCATGGGATCGAGTGCGCGGGCCGCGACCTCGGACACCTATCGCCAGCTCAATTTGTTCGGCGACGTGTTCGAACGGGTCCGCAGCGACTATGTCGAGAAGCCTGACGACTCAAAGCTCGTCGAGTCCGCCATCTCCGGCATGCTGTCCGGCCTCGATCCGCATTCGAGCTACATGGACGCCAAGAGTTTTCGCGACATGCAGGTGCAGACCCGCGGCGAGTTCGGCGGGCTCGGCATCGAAGTCACGATGGAAGACGGCCTGATCAAGGTGGTGTCGCCGATCGACGACACGCCGGCATCGAAGGCCGGCATCATGGCCAACGACATCATCACCAATCTCGACGACGAAGCGGTGCAGGGCCTCACCCTCAACCAGGCCGTCGAAAAGATGCGCGGGCCGGTCAATACCAAGATCCGGCTGAAGATCATCCGCAAGGGCCAGGACAACCCGATCGACGTCACGCTGGTGCGCGACAACATCCGCGTCCGCTCGGTACGCGCGCATGTCGAGGGCGACGATATCGGCTATATCCGCATCACCACCTTCAACGAGCAGACCACCGAAGGATTGAAGCGGGAAATCACCAACCTGCAAAACCAGATCGGCGACAAGCTGAAGGGCTTCGTCATCGACCTGCGCAACAATCCCGGCGGCCTGCTGGAAGAGGCGGTCACGGTCTCCGACGCCTTCCTCGAGCGCGGCGAGATCGTCTCGACGCGCGGCCGCAACGCCGAGGAGACTCAGCGCCGCGCCGCCCATCCGGGCGATTTGACCAAGGGCAAGCCGGTGATCGTCCTGATCAACGGCGGCTCGGCATCGGCCTCCGAAATCGTCGCCGGCGCGCTGCAGGACCACAAGCGGGCGACGCTGGTCGGCACCCGCTCGTTCGGCAAGGGCTCGGTGCAGACCATCATCCCGTTGGGAAGCGGCAACGGCGCGCTGCGTCTCACCACCGCGCGCTATTACACGCCGTCGGGCAAGTCGATCCAGGCCAAGGGCATCGTGCCCGATATCGAGGTGCTGCAGGACGTGCCCGACGAGCTGAAATCGCGCACCGATACCAAGGGTGAGGCCTCGTTGCGCGGCCATCTGAAGAACGACGGCGACGAGAAGACCGGCTCGCAATCCTACGTGCCGCCGGACGCCAAGGACGATAAGGCCCTCAAGATGGCCGACGACCTCCTGCACGGCATCAAGGTCAATCCGACCGCACCGACGACCGCCGACAAGGGTTCGGCGGACAAGCCCGCCACCAAAGAGGCGAACTGA
- a CDS encoding adenylate/guanylate cyclase domain-containing protein translates to MKRKIAAIFAADIAGYSRLVAEDEEETLRRLASYRLVTDDFIAKSGGRIFNTAGDAVLAEFPSAVEAVRCAIDIQESLRTRNMAYPPSRQMCFRIGITIGDVVERDGDLLGDGVNIAARLEGLAEVGGICVSRAVHEQVANKLSVQFADIGEQEVKNIPTPVHAYMVAMRREDGTYAPPQVKKKAPPPPTHATPSWMWPLVVAVVCLAAIGVGGFLYFTKLELPGAPKDSSLANNIASPSPPATPAPAPTPAPSPTFASAPPPPPPSPPSPPPPTSGEKFVAETVPFVPDRARTVLATEYASAPDYKALALNTNGVSGFAVGQPNEEAAKNAAVEQCQKRADATQLPRKCEVYAVGNAVVYAHGRPPVPPAPWIRHDPVTERPFAAKDVPIVREPGKARIENTYPPARKSKTLAIGPGGAFFYMLGLDSMEEAARRIQETCGAVVGVPCMIVAADDAFVVPVPTTLKAIGFFHADRHPSIATDARDDVARKLADAPSGWNAVAVGTSGRPGLALKANTEQNAVNEALGNCVKHDSDCHVIAIGPFAVGPN, encoded by the coding sequence ATGAAACGCAAGATCGCGGCGATATTCGCGGCCGATATTGCCGGCTACTCAAGGCTTGTCGCCGAAGACGAAGAGGAGACGCTGCGGCGGCTCGCATCCTACCGGCTGGTGACGGACGACTTCATTGCCAAATCGGGCGGGCGGATTTTCAATACCGCGGGCGATGCGGTTCTCGCCGAGTTTCCGAGCGCGGTCGAAGCCGTGCGATGCGCGATCGACATCCAGGAAAGCCTGCGCACCCGGAATATGGCCTATCCGCCGAGCCGCCAGATGTGCTTTCGCATCGGCATCACGATCGGCGACGTGGTGGAACGCGACGGCGACCTCCTGGGAGATGGCGTCAACATCGCGGCGCGGCTCGAGGGTCTGGCCGAAGTCGGCGGCATCTGCGTCTCGCGCGCGGTGCACGAACAGGTGGCCAACAAGCTGTCGGTGCAGTTCGCCGACATCGGCGAGCAGGAAGTAAAGAACATCCCGACGCCTGTGCATGCCTATATGGTGGCGATGCGGCGCGAGGACGGAACCTACGCGCCGCCGCAAGTCAAGAAGAAGGCCCCGCCGCCTCCCACTCACGCCACGCCGAGCTGGATGTGGCCGTTGGTGGTTGCGGTGGTGTGTCTTGCGGCCATCGGCGTCGGCGGCTTCCTGTATTTTACCAAGCTGGAGTTGCCCGGCGCGCCCAAGGACTCCTCGTTGGCCAACAATATCGCCTCGCCTTCGCCGCCGGCCACGCCGGCTCCTGCGCCAACGCCGGCCCCGTCGCCGACATTCGCGAGCGCGCCGCCACCGCCACCGCCATCGCCGCCTTCCCCGCCGCCGCCCACATCAGGCGAAAAGTTTGTGGCCGAGACCGTGCCGTTCGTTCCCGATCGGGCTCGTACCGTTTTGGCGACCGAGTATGCTTCCGCACCTGACTACAAGGCCCTGGCCCTCAATACCAACGGTGTCAGCGGCTTCGCCGTCGGCCAGCCGAATGAAGAGGCCGCAAAAAATGCCGCGGTCGAGCAATGCCAGAAACGCGCGGACGCCACCCAGTTGCCGCGAAAATGCGAAGTCTACGCGGTCGGCAATGCGGTGGTCTACGCCCATGGCCGCCCGCCGGTGCCGCCCGCGCCCTGGATCAGGCACGACCCGGTAACCGAGCGGCCATTCGCCGCCAAGGATGTACCGATCGTGCGCGAGCCCGGAAAGGCCAGGATCGAGAACACGTATCCGCCGGCCCGAAAGAGCAAGACGCTGGCGATCGGACCCGGCGGCGCCTTCTTTTACATGCTCGGCCTGGACAGCATGGAGGAAGCGGCGCGCCGAATCCAGGAAACCTGCGGCGCCGTGGTCGGTGTTCCCTGCATGATCGTGGCCGCGGACGATGCATTCGTCGTTCCCGTGCCGACGACGTTGAAGGCCATCGGCTTCTTTCATGCCGACCGGCATCCGTCGATTGCGACGGATGCGAGAGATGATGTCGCGCGCAAACTCGCGGACGCGCCTTCGGGGTGGAATGCGGTTGCGGTTGGCACCTCCGGGCGCCCGGGGCTCGCACTCAAGGCGAACACCGAGCAAAATGCGGTCAACGAGGCCCTCGGCAATTGCGTCAAGCACGACAGCGATTGCCACGTCATCGCGATCGGCCCGTTCGCGGTCGGACCGAACTGA
- a CDS encoding F0F1 ATP synthase subunit gamma: MASLKDMRVRIASTKATQKITKAMQMVAASKLRRAQTAAEAARPYAEKMDAVISNIATAAAGSPGAPVLLSGTGKDQVHLLLVCTGERGLCGAFNSAIVRLARERANALISQGKEVKIFCVGRKGFEQLRRTFEKQIVETVELRSVRQLGFVNAEDIAKKVIARFEAGEFDVCTLFYSRFKSVIAQVPTAQQIIPLVVEAPAASAGPATAYEYEPEEDEILSGLLPRNLAVQVFRALLENNASFYGAQMSAMDSATRNAGDMIRKQTLVYNRTRQAMITKELIEIISGAEAL, from the coding sequence ATGGCTTCACTTAAAGACATGCGGGTCCGCATTGCCTCTACCAAGGCGACGCAGAAGATCACCAAGGCGATGCAGATGGTCGCGGCCTCAAAGCTGCGCCGCGCGCAGACCGCCGCCGAAGCGGCGCGGCCCTATGCGGAAAAAATGGACGCGGTAATCTCCAACATTGCGACCGCGGCCGCAGGCTCGCCCGGGGCGCCGGTGCTGCTCTCCGGCACCGGCAAGGATCAGGTGCATCTGCTGTTGGTCTGCACCGGCGAACGGGGCCTGTGCGGTGCGTTCAATTCGGCGATCGTGCGGCTGGCGCGCGAGCGCGCCAACGCGCTGATCAGCCAGGGCAAAGAGGTCAAGATCTTTTGCGTCGGGCGCAAGGGATTCGAGCAGCTGCGCCGCACCTTCGAGAAGCAGATCGTCGAGACCGTTGAGCTGCGCTCGGTGCGCCAGCTCGGTTTCGTTAATGCCGAAGACATCGCCAAAAAGGTGATTGCGCGTTTCGAGGCCGGCGAGTTCGACGTCTGCACGCTGTTCTATTCGCGCTTCAAGTCGGTGATCGCGCAGGTCCCGACCGCCCAGCAGATCATCCCGCTGGTGGTCGAAGCCCCCGCGGCCAGCGCCGGCCCGGCGACGGCTTACGAATACGAGCCGGAAGAGGACGAAATTCTGAGCGGGCTGTTGCCGCGCAATCTCGCGGTGCAGGTCTTCCGCGCGCTATTGGAAAACAACGCCTCGTTCTACGGCGCGCAGATGAGCGCGATGGACAGCGCCACCCGCAACGCCGGCGACATGATCCGCAAGCAGACCCTGGTCTACAACCGGACCCGTCAGGCGATGATCACCAAGGAGCTGATTGAAATCATCTCCGGAGCCGAGGCGCTCTGA
- a CDS encoding RNA pyrophosphohydrolase, which yields MARYEDLPYRTCVGMMLINAAGLVFIGRRAGGIEHVDEAHVWQMPQGGVDPGEDTWAAAKRELYEETSVRSVEKLAEVADWLIYDIPRTVAGRAWKGRYRGQRQKWYALRFTGKDDEINVASPGGGHKAEFVSWRWEPMKNLPDLIVPFKRPVYERVVKEFAKLAGS from the coding sequence ATGGCGCGCTACGAAGACCTGCCCTATCGCACCTGCGTCGGCATGATGCTGATCAACGCAGCCGGGCTGGTCTTCATCGGACGCCGCGCCGGCGGCATCGAACACGTCGACGAAGCCCATGTCTGGCAGATGCCGCAAGGCGGCGTCGATCCCGGCGAAGATACCTGGGCGGCGGCGAAGCGCGAGCTTTACGAGGAGACCAGCGTCCGCTCGGTCGAGAAGCTGGCCGAGGTCGCGGACTGGCTGATCTACGACATTCCCCGCACGGTCGCCGGACGCGCCTGGAAGGGCCGCTACCGCGGCCAGCGGCAGAAATGGTACGCGCTTCGTTTCACCGGCAAGGACGACGAGATCAATGTTGCGAGCCCCGGCGGCGGCCACAAGGCGGAGTTCGTCAGCTGGCGCTGGGAGCCGATGAAGAATCTGCCCGACCTGATCGTGCCGTTCAAACGCCCGGTCTACGAGCGCGTGGTGAAGGAATTTGCCAAGCTCGCGGGTAGCTAG
- a CDS encoding F0F1 ATP synthase subunit delta → MAAENPSVSGVSGRYATALFELARDEKSIDAVKADLDRFDAMLSESADLKRLVRSPVFTAEAQLKALTAVLDKSGISGIAANFLKVLTANRRLFVVSDVIRAFRALVAKFKGEATADVTVAETLSDKNLDALKTALKSVTGKDVALNVKVDPSIIGGLVVKLGSRMVDSSLRTKLNSIKHAMKEAG, encoded by the coding sequence GTGGCTGCTGAAAATCCGTCCGTTTCGGGAGTATCCGGTCGTTATGCAACGGCCTTGTTCGAACTGGCGCGCGATGAAAAATCCATCGACGCGGTCAAGGCCGATCTCGACAGATTCGACGCCATGCTGAGCGAAAGCGCCGATCTGAAGCGCCTGGTCCGCAGCCCGGTGTTTACCGCGGAGGCGCAGTTGAAGGCGCTGACGGCGGTGCTCGACAAATCAGGTATTTCCGGCATTGCCGCGAACTTCCTGAAAGTCTTGACCGCCAACCGCCGGCTGTTTGTGGTTAGCGACGTGATCCGCGCCTTCCGCGCGCTGGTGGCCAAATTCAAGGGCGAGGCGACCGCCGACGTCACCGTCGCCGAAACGCTCAGCGACAAGAATCTCGACGCCCTCAAAACCGCGCTGAAATCAGTGACCGGCAAGGACGTCGCGCTCAACGTGAAAGTTGATCCCTCGATCATCGGCGGCCTTGTGGTCAAGCTCGGCAGCCGGATGGTCGATAGTTCGCTTCGCACCAAACTCAATTCGATCAAGCACGCGATGAAAGAGGCAGGCTGA
- a CDS encoding divergent polysaccharide deacetylase family protein, whose protein sequence is MAEAADDLSTPLGQTKGQRKRRFRLPFTATQALAVLLGLFLVTFACFALFNDNPLGGEPVTHVAIRQPTQAGEKSTAVSDAPAHGAKSEPKQAMPGEQKTVTIIDGSSGAHHDVVIGSEGADKAEPNAAPAMVAGIDQRLLEKSRYGMIPVVADGLKPFTVYAAEADRAKAAKMPVVSIVVGGLGVGAAKTTDAIMKLPPAVTLAFTPYGSDPAKLAERARAQRHEILLQIPMEPFDYPDNDPGPQTLLTTVAPEQNLDRLYWHLSRFQGYAGIANFMGGRFVVSDAVMQPIVREAAKRGLGYLDDGSAPRSVAPALAAAQAMPFAKADLSIDAVPTALEIDRALAKLESLAKERGTAIGIASALPVSIERIGVWIKALEGHGIMLVPLTTAMLKSKSS, encoded by the coding sequence ATGGCTGAGGCGGCCGACGATCTGAGCACGCCGCTCGGACAGACGAAGGGGCAGCGGAAGCGCCGATTTCGGCTGCCGTTTACGGCGACGCAGGCGCTTGCCGTGCTGCTCGGCCTGTTTCTGGTTACCTTCGCTTGCTTTGCCCTCTTCAACGACAATCCGTTGGGCGGCGAGCCGGTCACCCATGTCGCCATCCGTCAGCCGACGCAAGCGGGCGAAAAATCCACGGCGGTTTCGGACGCGCCCGCGCATGGGGCCAAATCCGAACCCAAGCAAGCCATGCCCGGCGAGCAAAAAACCGTCACCATCATCGACGGCTCGAGCGGCGCGCACCATGACGTGGTGATCGGCAGCGAAGGCGCCGACAAGGCCGAGCCTAACGCCGCTCCCGCGATGGTGGCCGGGATCGATCAGCGCCTGCTCGAAAAATCGCGCTACGGCATGATCCCGGTGGTCGCCGATGGTCTAAAGCCCTTCACGGTCTATGCCGCTGAGGCCGACCGCGCCAAAGCGGCAAAAATGCCGGTCGTTTCCATCGTCGTCGGCGGCCTCGGCGTCGGCGCGGCCAAGACCACCGACGCCATCATGAAACTGCCGCCTGCGGTGACGCTGGCGTTTACCCCCTACGGCTCGGATCCCGCCAAACTCGCCGAGCGGGCGCGGGCGCAACGCCACGAAATCCTGCTGCAGATTCCGATGGAGCCGTTCGATTATCCCGACAACGACCCCGGGCCGCAGACCTTGCTGACGACGGTCGCGCCCGAGCAGAACCTCGATCGCCTCTATTGGCACCTCAGCCGTTTCCAGGGCTATGCCGGGATCGCGAATTTCATGGGCGGGCGCTTCGTCGTCAGCGACGCGGTGATGCAGCCGATCGTGCGCGAGGCGGCCAAGCGCGGGCTCGGCTATCTCGACGACGGCTCCGCGCCGCGCAGCGTCGCGCCCGCTTTGGCGGCCGCCCAGGCGATGCCCTTCGCCAAAGCCGATCTTTCGATCGATGCGGTGCCGACGGCGCTCGAAATCGACCGCGCCTTGGCAAAACTCGAGAGTCTCGCCAAGGAGCGCGGAACCGCGATCGGAATCGCCTCGGCGTTGCCGGTTTCGATCGAGCGGATCGGCGTCTGGATCAAGGCGCTCGAGGGCCACGGCATCATGCTTGTGCCATTGACAACCGCAATGCTGAAATCAAAATCCAGCTGA